AATCCCAAACACaatccaacacacacacacacacactcactcTCATAACTCATAAGTGTCTCCACCACCTTCACTTCCATGGCTGTTTCTGGTTTTGAAGGCTTTGAAAAACGTCTTGAGCTCCAATTCTCTAGCCATGATCCGGTGATTGGCATCGGTCTCCGCGAACTCGACTTCAAATCACTTGAACAAGTTCTTCATCAAGTACAATGTACCGTTGTGTCCGCACTTGGCAACCAACACTTTGATTCCTACGTACTTTCTGAATCTTCACTCTTTGTTTACCCTACTAAGATCATCATCAAGACATGCGGTACCACACAGCTATTGAAATCGGTTCGACCGTTCATTAATCACGCCCGAACCCTTAATCTTCACCTCATCGCTCTTAGGTACACGCGTGGAACCTTTATATTCCCAGAAGCTCAACCCTATCCTCACACTAGCTTCCATGAAGAAGTTGTGTATTTGGAGGATAATATTCCTGATGATCTTTGTTACAGAAAGGCTTCTGTGATTCCTTCAAAACTCACATCTCATTCATGGCATGTGTTTTCTGCTGGAGTTGTTGAATACCCTGATGATGTTCCGTACACTGTTGAGGTGTGCATGACTGATCTTGATCAAACCCTAGCTCGGAAGTTTTTCCGGCATCCGAACGATGGGATGAATGGTGATTCTGCTGGAAGAGCCATGACGGAGTTAACCGGCATTAACCGCATTAACCCTAATGCGCAGATATGCGATTTTGCATTTGATCCGTGTGGATATTCTATGAACGGTATTGATGGTGATTGTTACTCGACAATTCATGTCACACCGGAAGATGGGTTCAGTTATGCAAGCTTCGAGTGTGTCGGGTCGGCTTACAACGACATGGCGGACATGGTTAAAAAGGCGGTGAAAGTTTTCGGTCCAGGGACGGTTTCTGTGGCTACCACGAACGCTGGCGAGGACATGTGTATGCGAATCAAGGGCGCCGTTGAGCAGGTCGGGTTGAAATGCCGGAGTTGCGGTATCGATGAGGTTCCGGCGGCCGGGAAGGTGGTCTTTCAAACGTTTACAAGTCGCCGGAAAAGAATATGATAGAAAAACATATGGGGCCAGGGTGCATGCAAGATGACTATGGGGATGATGTTATGATGTTGCATGAGTGATACCAATGTGCATGTCATAGGATGGTTGGTTGGGTTGACTTGTATAAAAAGATTATTAAAAtctgaaaaaaagaaaaaaaaaattagaggtGAGAGAGGTGATCTTGATATGGCAAAAGAAATTGAGGGGTGTGTTCATCTACATCATGATATTGTACCCCACTTTAGTTTGTCACGCTTAAGATTTTGAGGAATATTGTGTTTTCTAGTGGAAAATTAATATTTGGTTCTTTATAATATTCTTTTAGTGAAATTGTTTTTGTTTGCTTTCTTTCTGCTTGACATGTATTGTTAACAAAGTTGTATATGTGAAACACGGGCGGATTAGATCATTTTTTGGGTTCACAGGAAACTATTCGGTTTAGAAAAAAGGGAATAATTAGTGAGAACTTCGTATAATTtggaaaaaaatagtgagaattagtAAGAATCTATCAAAAGAAAACTAGTGAAAAAAGTTCTTATAAAGGATGATAAGTGATAAAGCACTTCATTCTTTTCTTAGAAAGGTCTTGGGTTTCAATGTTTTTGTCACTAGTTTCATGCATAACCTCTTGAAGGTCAGTTGCTCAATGCAAGCTTCCATCTACCTCATTTTATTGATTTTCAGAGAATTGACGAGAACAATTTTCAtggttaaaaacaaaaaaaaaggaaatttGTGTAGTCAATCTCTTAAAATATTAGATATACACTAAATTTGTCATAAAATAACATTTACGATTGAAAAACATGTCATGGAACTAGTGACAAAGCTTATGACTACTGTTTGGTGAAAATTGTTTGTGACGAACGCTTAACACTAATCATGGATGAATTGGTATAAATGGATTTCGTGTAATGTTTTTGGTTGGTTTAGTGCGGCTTAAGTATGTTGGCTAGGTGGTGTTTGTGAATGAAATTGAACtttcgaaaataaaaaaaaacactaatTATGTTAACTATTTATAAAAATCATagcaaaatatataaaaataggaTATTAATAATTGATATCTAGGGACAGAAACTACAAACGTTTGAATTGACTATTGAGTTTTTTTAATCAGGCTGTCTTTAAAAACAACAACATCCATTATAAACGGTCTTTACAATTAAGTTTATTCTCCCATGTTGAATCtagattattatataaataataaatatgtcaGGGTCATTTTATCTGATACATAATCAAGTATATTTTTTTCACCAATTATTGATTGGCACGTAGACAAAGAATAGAGTTCATAATTTTTTGGCCTCAATATATAATTAAGTTCAACTAATTACGCATGCATATATATGCACGAGGGTGACAACATATAGGCGGCATCATATTATTTATACCATATAACTTTTCATTGAATCCTATTAAAATGCCACttaatagtatattaaataaattctTTATGTGGTGCAAgctttttataattatttatatactTGTAAACTTGTAAGGTAGACGGTATACATCCGTTCCTCACGCCAGTGCCGGTATAAAAAGATCCGGGTCGCCCAATATCAAAATCTCTTTTGTGTGTAATATAGGACATTTAAAATACAAATTTCGAAGGACAGCGTTTATTTACGATTAACACCAttgattttattaataaaattgacCCATCGGCATGAAAAAATCTAAATATCTTTTACCAAAGAAAAAAACTATATAGACGttttaccatatatatatatatatatagggagaaaatcatgcgagaaccacctcttattgtgagaaccgcgagaaccaatgtgagcacaccaaaaatgcctaaaaatagctaaaaatcacacaaaaattttttttttttgaattttttaatattttttataaaaaaatcgctacttttcgaagcaaaaaaaaaatatttttttaaaatttttttttatattttttttggtttttttatattttttttagatttttttaggttttttgggggtttagtttttagcattttagcttaggagggggggggttaggttttttggggggagggggggttaggttttttttttttttgggggggggttaggttttttagctattttaagttgtgttcacattggttctcaaggttctcacaataagggtggttctcgcatgagcccctccctatatatatatatatatatatatatatatatatatatatatatatatatatatatatatatatatatatatatatatatatatggtaaggtttATGCGAGAACCGCGAAAACCAATATGAACACaactaaaaatagctaaaaaacctaacTCCCACTCCCCGCCCACCCAAAAAAAagcctacccccccccccccctaaaaaaaaaaaaaaaaaaacctaacacactccccccaccccaaaaacctaaacaccccctccccccaagctaaaatgctaaaaaataaacccctaaaaaacctaaaaaattaaaaaaaataatcaaaaaacacacaaatttttttttctttaaattaaaaaaaaaattgtgtttttcagctatttttatgtatttttggttgtgttcacattggttttcgcggttctcgcaataaaggatggttcctaacggatctttctcctatatatatatatacatatagaaaaagtatatagtacattacggcttaacgtacttcacgtacgacaacgtgcgtgatttattctataacatgcgtgattaatgttttcaatatgcgtgattattatgttttaacatgcgtgattttggatttttgagttataacgtgcattattttaaaatgaacgtgcgtaattacctatcgtacgtgatgtacgttaagccgtactgtacgttaaccttcctctctctctctctctctctctctctatatatatatatatatatatatatataggggatggttcaaatgaaaaccacttttattgcgaaaactcgaaaactaattaaaaagcctaaaaaacatacaatttttttttcaatttttttataaaaatcgctagtttttttaaataaaacatattttcaaaaaaaaaaattgtagtgcatattttcaattttttttataaaagtttgttttttatataatttaaatagcaaaaattggtatgcaaaaaaaatttgatatgttttttaggcttttttaattagttttcgagttttcgtgataactagtggttttcatttgaaccttcccctatatatatatatatatatatatatatatatatatatatatatatatatatatatatatatatatatatatatatatatgtcacaccccaaccgatggcggaaacatcagggtgaggcactgagcgaaacagattgtccaggagaaatccataacaactaattttaccaaatatttgtaagtcatgtcccataccacaacataTTCAGCAAATAATTATTACAGACTAATAACTCAAAGACAAGTAagactgtttcgacaactcatgacataaataaattgtttttgtttctagactctcctacttgattccacaagAGCAAGCAAAGCATCCTAAGCATTCAAGCACCTGTCGCATACGTTAAAATAGCGgccaatacacatagtgtaaatgtgagcatacaagtttaatagtataatagatatcgaaaatcgtttacgcataaccagcatgtaacatgtagcaacgtgaagctagtaggttatcgacaatgaaatatgcacagacgtgactgcgagttgtataatgcgcaacacatatccccactgggacacgtgaagtaaagcccttaacaaccttTGTCCACGACAGATGCTGAGTCccaactatagtactatcgttgctaaggtgtcaggcaacaatcactgtatatacataacatacaagcgttcatcgaataacacgtagcatgcaataacggtcagcatataaaagtgtttgcgtagtgtgtcgattgtgatttgaagcTTGCGGTGTGGCGGCGATTTCAGCGGTAACTTGGTGAagattcttggaggctttatcaaagtaaccagccctaactcgcttgtcgttaatctaaGCAGCGAGCAGGAAGGTTTCCTCAATAGTTGACGTCTTCGCGGCTTGCACAAAATCAGCCACACAATCCGGTAAAGCACGGACgtatttcttgatggtgatttcggggGTAGTAACTTGGCCCGGACAGATTATACTTAGCTACTTAAAGCGGACAGTTAAACCAGCGTTGTCGCCACCCTCTTGTTTGAtgtgccagaactcgtcctccaacttttgaagctcatggggagggcagaactccttcatcatgatgtccttcaactcgtcccacgtaagcccgtaagctgcatcatttcctcGCTTGTTTCTTTCGGCAGTCCACCAGTCAAGAGCCCTGGATTGGAAAACGCCTGTGGCGTTAACAGTGCGAAggttttcaggacagccgctttggcgcagggtgacttcgatagaatcaaaccattgaaacatggttGTAGGCCCGTCTTCTCCGGTAAATTCCTTGGGACCACAggctttaaactgcttgaagctaaaagtagcttttgGGGAATCAGTCCTAGACTCTTCAGAGGATTTGCTAGCGTTTCATTCAGCTCGCTAACAATTTGCGGTATGACTTTCGCCATCTGCTTGGCGACCAGATAGGCGATACGCTTGTCCTCAAAGTTTCTTCGGGCGGCGCGAGAAGTGtgcgatccaaatgacgacattgtctgcaatagacatcacCACAGGATTTAGACACTGTTtgtcgaatctcacctcacaacacacttaatactactaaagctcaggaacacatcaAACACGTAATCACGTAGGCACATAAACcacagaaacacataagcacataaacacataggacACATAGCACGTAGATCACCGCAACACATGAGGACAcgctatattttgcacgtattcacccaCATgtattgcacgtattcacctatcattCAAGGTCGCgtgttcgagaatagcgattgcgattagcgagtatACAGCAAATAGCATAACAAgcgatttgttaacgttttgaggtagatgtgcagtgcgagttgtgtgtgtcgatcaaagcgaaaagcgtataattctccaaaatcaaaacacataaacacataacaccacataaaacatataaatttcacataaaaaGCGATAAATCACAGTAAATCACAGAGTCAgcggttgcgggctcagaatcaaaacacataaaaatcagcgattgcgagcttgaaatcgaaAATAGATTGTCTCGGCTGATAgacgttgactacccaaagtgattcgactatccTCAGGGACTGCGAGTACACGTcttggcctaatagactgtgctctatcACCAGAATACGGTGAATGGCACCCATCCTTTTGGTTATTCACGCGACTCGAGTCattggaatccatcgagacttCGGTGAGagttttataaaaccaaaatagAGAGCCGAACGAGTCATCAAgtttcgggtttcacccctaacttagtGACTACATTCCTGTTTATGTGATAGAGTCACGACACTGAGAGAGAAAATTGCATcgaagtacggatttcactcctgattcaatgcAAATTCTCTTGTTTATTAGTAAAAATGCACGGGTCGAACAAGCGAtccaatcgagagtttgcggttttcacacctagtctcgaTCTAATCACTCGTTCATTCTTGAAAATAGTGTAGTGCGACTTCCTTAGGAAAGGCAGAGTGATAGAGTATAGCATGATTACGAGTCGATCAAATAGCAAAATGAGCTCGAGCGGAACCCCTAACGGGTTCGCGCAAGGCGGTCtattggtacttagactatagactaggtcgtttctaagacatcgactcggactaggtcgagtcttgcctaattccctataatcatggctctgataccaatttgtcacaccccaaccaatggcgaaaacatcggggtgaggcactgagcgaaacagattgtccaggagaaatccataacaactaattttaccaaatatttataagtcatgtcccataccacaacatattcagcaaataattattacagaccaatatCTCAAAGACAAGTAagactgtttcgacaactcatgacataaataaattgtttttgttaCTAGACTCTCCTACTCAATTCCACAAGAGCAAGCAAAGCATCCTAATCTTtcaagcacctgtcacatacgttaaaatagcgGTCAacacacatagtgtaaaggtgagcatacaagtttaatagtataatagatagcaaaaatcgtttacgcataaccagcatgtaacatgtagcaaagtgaagctagtaggttatcgacaatgaaatatgcacagacgtgactgcgagttgtagaatgcgcaacacatatccccactgggacacgtgaagtaaagcccttaacaacccctgtccacgacaggtgctgagtccaaactatagtactatcgtagctaaggtgtcaggcaacaatcaatgtgtaaacataacatacaagcgttcatcgaataacacgtagcatgcaataacggtcagcgtataaaagtgtttgcgtagtgtgtcgattgtgatttgaataagtaacgtatgtaacacccaaaagtgcataaagcaaaaagggttcgagtatactcacagatagcgtttaataACTAAACaccgtcttggattgaagggagcgctggaaagttagcctgattacagaacgatagcataagcgatgaacggTGCGTTTAAACGACGAAGAGTGAACCAAGTGatgaatggccatccgatcggatgacaatccgaacAGATGGTCGTTCGATAGGATGTCAATCCATTTGGATGGTCATctggtcggatggccattcggtcgaaTTGACATTcatttgggatggatgtgtttgtgtgtgattgctttgaagttttcgttgtagtattttaAATTCAGataagtatctctacctttcaggtcgttcgatcgaacggtcatccgatcggatggcgatccgatcAGCGAGACGTTTCcttagagaacaagttcacagcaggatggtcattcgatcggatgtcaatccgatcgaatgacaatcCGCCGCAACTGACATGTTTTGAAAGTGttgaaaatgtttaagtgttgatGACCAAGTGTAATCCAATCGgattgtcattcgatcggatgacaatccgatcggacggcaatccgttcgaccacttgattgttttgaaatTCGAAATATTTTGCTAAGTTCAAAAAGTTTGCGGTTTGATCGAGACGGCATGACAACGTATCTGAACAACAGGAACCCCATTAAGTCTAGGTTATCCAATCGGCGGGAATCACCCCTTCTGACCAGTTAACCGTTCTTAACAGTAGCTCATGTTCAACCCGAAACCGGTTGTCTCCTTGATAGGAATCGGATCtcagaccgacacttcactagaaacgagtagaaggcctgaataagttccgattctatcggttctgagtgcattgagtgtaaaagagttgaaagaaagttatgaaaccatctttcaatccttctaaccatgaaaatgtttagatctagatGAAATCGGTGTTAAAACATgttgaaatcctttagatctgagttgttattggtggaatgaggccaaatcttgaagttcataagaaccctatgatgacatcatcctagaacacctcaaatccgctgattCCTCGGTTAAAAGtcaagattcaaaggtgaaaatgatgaaaacttataagaatcgcgagaaatcaagAGAAAAGAGGGCTAGAGGCGCTGGTCGAACGAGAGAGCAGTCACATCACTGTTTATGatgtgacagggggtatttataggttgccaaaggAGGAAAGGGGAGCACAAGTGTCGGATCGGATGGCaaaccgatcggatggccatccgatcggatggtcatccgtgcggatgaccattcgatcgaatggtcattcgatcgaagtgATCCGGCGAGTTAGGTTTCGGCGTtttgtttcgtgcgttgagcgttgcgatgcttctaagcgagtgtcgattaagcgatgcgatagattaataatagccacacaaatactatatctaacatacaatcaacCTAAATAACTCgtgtttagcgtttgcgattcgattgcgttGCGATAGGGTTGTGATTGCATTTAGATTattcaccacaaacataaagtaaacatgcacaagtaacacataaacagcacacacacgtaaaacaatatgcCAAACCTATTAATcaagctgcgattgcgattgcgatgcgattaacGATAAAGCGATAAATAGATTAGCGATTAACATGCGATGAAACCTCGGTtattatagatactccacataatacaactaaagcgattaAATTAAcggattcgattacaagtcaagatGTACagtcaataattaagcaaggagtgacagatcgtaattagcaatcttttcttcctttgactttgactttgactttgacttgtactttgactttctgaaCGCGGGTTGTTACAGCTTCCCCCacttagggaatttcgtcccgaaattaggccgtaGGCGTAACAAACAGCTGTGGATACTTCgacttcatgtcactttcgagttcccaggtgaactctgcgcctcgtttgccttcccatcgaactttcaCAATGGAAATGCGTGAGCATCTGAGCCTCttggtttctcgatccatgatctcgacaggcttctccacaaagagtaatgtttcgtccacttgtagatcctcaagtggAACTTGTAAATTCTGCTCAGCCAGGCtctttctgaggttcgaaacatggaaagtcgggtggacgttgctaagttcctccggtagttcgagtctgtaggccaccttccCAATCCTTTCCAGAATTTTAAAGGATCCAactatcgaggcgcgagcttccctttcttgccgaatctgatcacccccttccaaggtgaaacctttaggagtatgtgatcgccaacgtcaaattcaaggggcttgcggcgtctatcggcgtaacttttctgacgactctgagctttcagcagtttgtctcgaatttggaggattttgtcagtcgtttcttgcagcagctcaggaccggttatttgcacatctccgatctcatgccacacaattggcgatcgacattttcttccgtataatgcctcaaagggtgccatttgaatgctagaatgataattgttattgtacgagaattcgaccaaaggtaagtgcgcgtcccaattaccaccgaaatctatgatacactagcgaagcatgtcttcaagggtacgaatcgttctttcagtctgaccgtcggtttggggatgaaaGGCGGTACTTAGATTtagagtagtaccgagagcagattgaaacgtttcccaaagacgcgaggtaaaccgaccatcacggtcagagatgatataacgaggcgtcccgtgtcgacagatgatctcgttggtgtagattcgggctaatcgttctaccttgtagtcttcccgtatcggcagaaaatgagcagatttggtcaaacggtcaacgataacccagatgctatcgtgacctgaagGCGTACACGTAAGTTTTTTTATAAAGTCCATGGCTATGCTTTCCtatttccacatcgggatctcgggttgcacaagcaagccagagggtctttgttgtttggccttgactttcgagaaggtcaggcacttcgaaacatagattgCGATATCCTTCTttattccaggccaccaataccatagacgaaggtcatggtacatcttgtcggcgccAGGATGAATAGAAACTGAAGAAGGAGGATCTAGTGCTAAAACAGTGGATGcaattgctgaagcagtggttactactGTTGTTGGTGAACAACTGTTGGAGACAAACCAGAACCACTGATAGAGCCACTGTCTGACCCATGGTCTGTTGAAGAAGAGGAGAAGAAGCCCAAAGAAAGTGAGAGTGCctgtgactgtgccatgatgagtgcagctaaggtatcacctcaggtCCTCAAAAACCtatgttcagacaaatgcatcatagcatttgctaatgttaaagaggtgaatgaaaaccttagagacaAAATCTTAAAGGATGAAATACAATTTGAAAAGTCTGTTAAAGAACTGAAAATCAAATTgtcagaaaaagaaaatgaaatttgCAGCCTCAAGCATgagcatagcataaccaaggaccaactccaggctatgatagaaaaatatcaaacctggaaaaaggagttggaatccacccaaatcacatgtgaaaaatgggtggaatcctgcaaaggttatgaagttatgcttgaaaaacaggtcaaaagcaatgtaaaatttggcataggTTTCAGGAAAAATGACCAAGTTGAAAACACTGCTGTAAATGAGTGTTCAAAACACTGTTGAGATAATACCAACAAACAAGTATGGTCAAGAAATAAAGATAACTGATAAAAATGGTAACAAAATCCCTTTTGAAAAACCAGAggggtcctcaacttttgaggagattgaaaagtaccaattcaaacccacttggtcagatgagtgtgacatccttgagAATTTCAAACCTATGGATTTTTCCACAGTGGATGGTGTAAGCACCAAAGTCCAaggtaattccttttaaggacatcccaacagtggttcaaaacacTGTTgtaaaggagtctgaaaagaagaaaatgagagaaaaggttaaaaacttgttttgtgaaaagaaaaatcatttaacaaaagattgttttcacttaaaagcttatgacaTCAACAAAAGAAGCATCATTGAGCCTTCAAAAAGATGCACCATCTTTGAAAAAATCAAATCAGCTCACTCATGAGTGTGTGTACCTCCAAACCTTTGAGGTTAAAAGGAAagaatacactgcaaaaacacCCATGAGTTCATCAAATCAACCAATCAACAAACAACCATTTGTATCTGtccaaacagctgttacaaaacagctgaacaAAAGCAATGTTCCAAGAGATGTGCAAGTGACAGATGCACCACCTGCCAACCAATTCCAAAGAGGAAAAGGTCAACCTCCATACCAAAAGGTCCCACATGTTATGAGGTTTACAAAAATCcttctaaaccaaaagtgaacaaCATCCCTTTGGATATCAACATCTGATAGGAAATGGCAcacaacagtggttagagagAAATGCTACAAAAgttgttcaaacccctgagctaaccactgtccatgttCCTAGACTTGACTCTGACACTGTTGTgacccatccaaagccttattggctttggagaccctcctgaactaattatttacttaatgtgcagggagcttctgcatgctcagatagtctttggtatgtagatagtggaggctccaggcatatgattggatgtagagccctactcaaagaattcaaaactcattgagggggtgatatatcttttggtaataatagtaagggaaaagtgttggggtctggtacagttcagtctggaaaagtcaagtttgaaaatgtcaatctcattgacaatctaaaattcaacctccttagtgtctcacaaatgagtgacaaaggttATGGGTCATTCTTTACTAAGGAGAGTTGCAAGATTGTTGGAccgaaatggtcaaaaagattgaagaaataataaaaactggaaaaactcaacttgttgctcaaagaagtggcaatgtttatatggttgatttgtcaaaagagagccctATGACTGATgcatgtctgttctcagctgcctctaacaaagagacagaactatggcacagaagattggggcacacaaatctcaagacaatcactgctttgtCAAAACAAGGCCTTGTAAGAGGCCTTCCACAAAAATTGTTCACCtatcctgagcattgtgtttcctgtttaaaaggtaaacaacataattgctcatttaagtccattgaagaatccaaaacaaccaagtgtttgcaaatgctgcacatggatttgtttggcccagtaaaaatcatgagccttaaaaagaaaagatactgtttggtaattgtagatgatttttctaggtttacatggacttatttcttacattctaaagatgagactgcaggcattttgtaagactttgtcaaacaggttgaaaagcaatttgacttgccagtaaaagtctttaagagtgacaatgacacaaaattcagaaatagggagttggatgagttttgtgtgtcaaaagggattgtaaggcattACAGCATCCCaaggacaccagaacaaaatggggttgttgaaaggaagaacagaacattgattgaagcagccagaaccatgcttgcagattcaggtttgccattaactttctgggcagaggctgtaaacactgcctgctatgtccagaacagagttttgataaaccccaggcatcaaaagactgcctatgaaattctatataaaatcaaaccattagtctcatactttaaagtatttggctgcccgtgcatcattttaaacttaaaagactcaatttcaaaatttgcagtcaaa
This genomic stretch from Helianthus annuus cultivar XRQ/B chromosome 8, HanXRQr2.0-SUNRISE, whole genome shotgun sequence harbors:
- the LOC110873044 gene encoding S-adenosylmethionine decarboxylase proenzyme 4, which gives rise to MAVSGFEGFEKRLELQFSSHDPVIGIGLRELDFKSLEQVLHQVQCTVVSALGNQHFDSYVLSESSLFVYPTKIIIKTCGTTQLLKSVRPFINHARTLNLHLIALRYTRGTFIFPEAQPYPHTSFHEEVVYLEDNIPDDLCYRKASVIPSKLTSHSWHVFSAGVVEYPDDVPYTVEVCMTDLDQTLARKFFRHPNDGMNGDSAGRAMTELTGINRINPNAQICDFAFDPCGYSMNGIDGDCYSTIHVTPEDGFSYASFECVGSAYNDMADMVKKAVKVFGPGTVSVATTNAGEDMCMRIKGAVEQVGLKCRSCGIDEVPAAGKVVFQTFTSRRKRI